The Streptomyces sp. NBC_00670 genome window below encodes:
- a CDS encoding NAD(P)H-quinone dehydrogenase gives MEYVTRIVIIGGGPGGYEAALVAAQLGAEVTVVDCDGLGGASVLTDCVPSKTLIATAEVMTTFDSSYEELGIIVADDTPPLEQAARVVGVDLGKVNRRVKRLALAQSHDITASVTRAGARVVRGRGRLEGMQAVDGSRTVVVRAADGSEERLTADAVLIATGGHPRELPDAQPDGERILNWTQVYDLDELPEELIVVGSGVTGAEFAGAYQALGSKVTLVSSRDRVLPGEDPDAAAVLEDVFRRRGMNVMARSRAQSAKRVGDRVEVTLADGRVITGSHCLMAVGAIPNSAGMGLEEAGVQLRDSGHIRTDRVSRTTAPGVYAAGDVTGVFALASVAAMQGRIAMYHFLGDAVAPLNLKTVSANVFTDPEIATVGYSQADVDAGKIDARVVKLPLLRNPRAKMQGIRDGFVKIFCRPGTEIVVGGVVVAPRASELIHPISIAVDNNLTVEQIANAFTVYPSLSGSIAEVARQLHTRKATGETTGGA, from the coding sequence ATGGAGTACGTGACTCGGATCGTGATCATTGGTGGCGGACCCGGCGGATACGAAGCGGCGCTGGTGGCCGCGCAGCTCGGCGCGGAGGTGACCGTCGTCGACTGCGACGGCCTGGGCGGCGCGTCGGTGCTGACCGACTGCGTGCCCTCGAAGACCCTCATCGCCACCGCCGAGGTGATGACCACCTTCGACTCCTCCTACGAGGAGCTCGGCATCATCGTCGCCGACGACACCCCGCCCCTGGAGCAGGCCGCCCGCGTGGTCGGGGTCGACCTGGGCAAGGTCAACCGACGGGTCAAGCGGCTCGCGCTCGCCCAGTCGCACGACATCACCGCCTCCGTGACCCGGGCCGGCGCCCGGGTGGTGCGCGGGCGCGGCCGGCTGGAGGGCATGCAGGCCGTCGACGGCTCGCGCACGGTCGTCGTCCGGGCCGCCGACGGCAGCGAGGAGCGGCTCACCGCCGACGCCGTCCTCATCGCCACCGGCGGTCACCCGCGCGAGCTGCCCGACGCGCAGCCCGACGGCGAGCGCATCCTGAACTGGACCCAGGTCTACGACCTCGACGAGCTGCCCGAGGAGCTCATCGTGGTCGGCTCCGGCGTCACCGGTGCCGAGTTCGCCGGTGCCTACCAGGCGCTCGGCTCCAAGGTCACCCTGGTCTCCTCGCGCGACCGGGTGCTGCCCGGCGAGGACCCGGACGCCGCCGCCGTCCTGGAGGACGTCTTCCGGCGCCGCGGCATGAACGTCATGGCCCGCTCCCGTGCCCAGTCCGCCAAGCGGGTCGGCGACCGGGTCGAGGTCACGCTCGCCGACGGCCGGGTCATCACCGGTTCGCACTGTCTGATGGCGGTCGGCGCCATCCCGAACAGCGCGGGCATGGGCCTGGAGGAGGCCGGCGTCCAGCTGCGCGACTCCGGGCACATCCGCACCGACCGCGTCTCGCGCACGACGGCGCCGGGTGTGTACGCCGCCGGTGACGTCACCGGCGTCTTCGCGCTCGCCTCGGTGGCGGCGATGCAGGGCCGCATCGCGATGTACCACTTCCTCGGCGACGCCGTGGCCCCGCTCAACCTCAAGACCGTCTCGGCCAACGTCTTCACCGACCCCGAGATCGCCACCGTCGGCTACTCGCAGGCCGACGTCGACGCCGGGAAGATCGACGCCCGCGTCGTCAAGCTGCCGCTGCTGCGCAACCCGCGCGCCAAGATGCAGGGCATCCGGGACGGCTTCGTCAAGATCTTCTGCCGCCCGGGCACCGAGATCGTGGTCGGCGGTGTGGTCGTCGCACCGCGCGCCTCGGAACTGATCCACCCCATCTCGATCGCGGTCGACAACAACCTGACGGTCGAACAGATCGCGAACGCGTTCACCGTGTACCCGTCCCTGTCGGGTTCGATCGCCGAGGTCGCCCGCCAGCTCCACACCCGCAAGGCGACCGGAGAGACGACCGGCGGGGCGTGA
- a CDS encoding purine-nucleoside phosphorylase, translating to MNASLLPDDRQGDPYAAADTAGARLRELTGAETHDVALVMGSGWAPAVDALGEPDAELLVTDLPGFAPPAVEGHGGRLRSYRVGGKHALVFLGRTHYYEGHGVASVAHGVRTAVAAGAKTVVLTNGCGGLRETMRPGQPVLISDHINLTATSPIVGANFVDLTDLYSPRLRALCKEIEPGLEEGVYAQFPGPHYETPAEIRMARTIGADLVGMSTVLEAIAAREAGAEVLGISLVTNLAAGMTGEPLNHEEVLQAGRDSATRMGALLTKVLDRI from the coding sequence GTGAACGCTTCTCTTCTTCCGGACGACCGCCAGGGCGACCCCTACGCCGCCGCCGACACCGCCGGCGCGCGGCTGCGCGAACTGACGGGTGCCGAGACCCACGACGTCGCCCTCGTGATGGGCTCCGGCTGGGCCCCCGCCGTGGACGCCCTCGGCGAGCCCGACGCCGAACTGCTGGTCACGGACCTGCCGGGCTTCGCCCCGCCGGCCGTGGAGGGCCACGGCGGCCGGCTGCGCTCGTACCGCGTCGGCGGCAAGCACGCCCTGGTCTTCCTCGGCCGCACCCACTACTACGAGGGTCACGGGGTCGCCTCGGTCGCCCACGGCGTGCGCACGGCCGTCGCCGCCGGTGCGAAGACGGTCGTCCTGACCAACGGCTGCGGAGGTCTGCGCGAGACGATGCGTCCCGGGCAGCCGGTGCTGATCAGCGACCACATCAACCTGACCGCGACCTCGCCGATCGTGGGCGCGAACTTCGTCGACCTCACCGACCTGTACTCGCCGCGGCTGCGCGCGCTGTGCAAGGAGATCGAGCCCGGCCTGGAGGAGGGCGTCTACGCCCAGTTCCCCGGCCCGCACTACGAGACGCCGGCGGAGATCCGCATGGCGCGGACGATCGGCGCGGACCTGGTCGGCATGTCGACGGTCCTGGAGGCGATCGCCGCGCGCGAGGCGGGCGCGGAGGTCCTCGGCATCTCCCTGGTCACCAACCTGGCCGCCGGCATGACCGGCGAACCCCTCAACCACGAGGAGGTCCTCCAGGCCGGCCGTGACAGCGCGACCCGCATGGGCGCACTGCTGACAAAGGTCCTGGACCGCATCTGA
- a CDS encoding ABC transporter ATP-binding protein produces the protein MRLRRGKRRQAENRPEVDNRPETDDSPETGGRTAVPAATPGLAVELRDVRRQYGRGAGAVHALAGIDLGLPRGTFTAVMGPSGSGKSTFLQCAAGLDRPTAGSVRLGGTEITGMSENELTELRRSRLGFVFQAFNLLPSLTVEQNVLLPMRLAGQRQDRRRAEEVLARVGLADKARRRPGELSGGQQQRVAVARALITDPDVIFADEPTGALDTGTAAEVLGLLRNAVDSLEATVVMVTHDPVAASWADRVLFLADGSFADRLERGSAERIAARMAVLTSRASRAGAPVGVTV, from the coding sequence ATGAGGCTACGCAGGGGCAAGCGGCGGCAGGCGGAGAACCGGCCGGAGGTGGACAACCGGCCGGAGACGGACGACTCGCCGGAGACCGGCGGCCGGACCGCGGTCCCCGCCGCCACGCCCGGTCTCGCCGTCGAACTGCGCGACGTCCGCCGGCAGTACGGCCGCGGGGCGGGCGCCGTGCACGCCCTCGCCGGCATCGACCTGGGGCTGCCGCGCGGCACGTTCACCGCGGTCATGGGCCCCTCCGGATCGGGGAAGTCCACCTTCCTGCAATGCGCCGCCGGGCTCGACCGGCCGACGGCGGGATCCGTGCGCCTCGGCGGCACGGAGATCACCGGCATGAGCGAGAACGAGCTCACCGAACTGCGCCGCAGCCGCCTCGGCTTCGTCTTCCAGGCGTTCAACCTGCTGCCGTCGCTGACCGTGGAGCAGAACGTGCTGCTCCCCATGCGCCTGGCCGGGCAGCGCCAGGACCGGCGCCGGGCCGAGGAGGTGCTCGCCCGGGTCGGGCTCGCCGACAAGGCCAGGCGCCGGCCCGGAGAGCTCTCCGGCGGCCAGCAGCAGCGCGTGGCCGTCGCCCGCGCCCTGATCACCGACCCCGACGTCATCTTCGCCGACGAACCCACCGGCGCCCTCGACACCGGCACCGCCGCCGAGGTCCTCGGCCTGCTGCGCAACGCCGTGGACTCCCTCGAAGCCACGGTCGTCATGGTCACCCACGACCCGGTCGCGGCCTCCTGGGCCGACCGGGTGCTGTTCCTCGCCGACGGCTCCTTCGCCGACCGCCTCGAACGCGGTTCGGCGGAGCGGATCGCGGCGCGGATGGCCGTGCTCACCTCCCGTGCCTCGCGCGCGGGCGCGCCGGTGGGGGTGACCGTATGA
- a CDS encoding gamma-glutamylcyclotransferase, with amino-acid sequence MSLYAAYAGNLDARLMTRRAPHSPLRATGWLNDWRLTFGGEQMSWEGALATLVEAPGSQVFVALYDIAPMDEDALDGWEGVGMDIYRRLKVRVHTLDGEESAWAYVLNAYEGGLPSARYLGELADAAESAGAPHDYVMELRKRPC; translated from the coding sequence ATGTCGCTCTACGCCGCGTACGCCGGCAACCTCGACGCGCGGCTGATGACCCGCCGCGCCCCGCACTCGCCGCTGCGCGCCACGGGCTGGCTGAACGACTGGCGGCTCACGTTCGGCGGCGAGCAGATGAGCTGGGAGGGCGCCCTCGCGACGCTCGTGGAGGCGCCGGGTTCCCAGGTCTTCGTCGCGCTGTACGACATCGCCCCGATGGACGAGGACGCGCTGGACGGGTGGGAGGGCGTCGGCATGGACATATACCGCCGCCTGAAGGTGCGGGTGCACACGCTGGACGGGGAGGAGTCCGCGTGGGCGTACGTCCTCAACGCGTACGAGGGCGGACTGCCGTCCGCCCGCTATCTCGGTGAGCTCGCCGACGCGGCGGAGTCGGCGGGCGCGCCGCACGATTACGTGATGGAGCTGCGCAAGCGCCCGTGCTGA
- a CDS encoding response regulator transcription factor yields MTTRVLIVDDQAMVRAGFAALLAAQSDIDVVGEAPDGAQGVELSRRTHPDVVLMDVRMPEMDGLEAARRLLTPPPGVTHRPRVLMLTTFDVDDYVYEALRAGASGFLLKDAPPADLIAAVRVVASGDALLAPSVTRRLIADFAKQRPAARGRPAQRLKGLTERETEVLTLVARGLSNTEIARTLVLAEQTVKTHVSRVLTKLDLRDRAQAVVFAYESGLVAPGE; encoded by the coding sequence CGCTGCTCGCCGCCCAGAGCGACATCGACGTGGTGGGCGAGGCCCCCGACGGCGCGCAGGGCGTCGAGCTGAGCCGGCGCACGCATCCCGACGTCGTCCTGATGGATGTGCGGATGCCCGAGATGGACGGCCTGGAGGCCGCGCGCCGGCTGCTCACGCCGCCGCCGGGGGTGACCCACCGGCCGCGCGTCCTGATGCTCACCACCTTCGACGTCGACGACTACGTGTACGAGGCGCTGCGGGCCGGCGCGAGCGGCTTCCTGCTGAAGGACGCGCCGCCGGCCGACCTCATCGCGGCGGTCCGCGTCGTGGCCTCGGGCGACGCGCTGCTCGCCCCCTCCGTGACGCGCCGCCTCATCGCGGACTTCGCCAAGCAGCGTCCCGCCGCCCGGGGCAGGCCCGCGCAGCGGCTCAAGGGGCTGACCGAGCGCGAGACCGAGGTCCTCACCCTGGTGGCCCGCGGCCTGTCCAACACGGAGATCGCCCGGACGCTGGTGCTGGCCGAGCAGACGGTGAAGACGCACGTCAGCCGCGTCCTCACCAAGCTCGACCTGCGGGACCGGGCCCAGGCGGTGGTCTTCGCCTACGAGTCGGGGCTGGTCGCCCCGGGCGAGTAG
- a CDS encoding ABC transporter permease has product MRRPNGLAREAVRFKPASFAGTFLALLMSALIVSTCGILLETGLRASVPPERYANTPVVAAADQNEYVVTGSGEDEEREATPLPDTARMDAALAAKVAKAPGVAAAVADFTFPVRTAHDSAHDSAHDSAHDSAHDGAGAGVRDLSVPGGVLTAHGWGSHAFTGTSLTSGSAPRADEVVLDAGTARAAHAAVGDTVVLETAAGRQDFRVAGLAEAGPGDTARDPGPPAWFADDRAGTLAGHPGTVDAVAVLAEDGTDTGALADAVRQALAGSGVQVHTGDDRGGVEDPGLGYAKVTLFGIGGSFGGIAAIVAVFTAAGTVALSVGQRAREFALLRAIGATPRQVRRAVASEALLVAPLAGIVGCLPGIGLAHWWFGQLQDRGAVPRGVDLHVSGFPLLAAVVMGLLTALGAGWAAGRRPARIKPGQALSEASVERLRPGVVRTVLGVVALVGGAVLTGVSARSAGDDAAGAALGVVMCFMLAVGLLGPLVARLCAGLFGLPLRSAGPAAGLAAANSRANARRLASAITPIALAVAFSSTLVFMHTSENHAADKQVRAGITADHVVTDPAGLPVDTAARAAGAQGVRTAVGLLNTQVLVPTGSGEFTSLLGASTQGVTGSGAELAEVEDLDVRDGSLDRLGEGRIAIDRTLADSADAGVGDRLPLYLPDGTEVSPEVVAVYGRGLGLATVTMDRASLDGHVTSAFDSTLLVRGGSERSLTALGEVTDVSGYATEQSLDARTGAWMNNTMAAVLGGFAAVAAINTLVMTVLDRRRELGTLRLVGSTRRQVMTMLRWEGLLVAVVGLVLGSAIAAATLIPMMSGVTGDAPYVPPLLFGSFAVAAGGLALLAVTLPARAVLRRRP; this is encoded by the coding sequence ATGAGGCGCCCCAACGGACTCGCCCGTGAGGCCGTCCGCTTCAAGCCCGCGTCCTTCGCGGGGACCTTCCTCGCCCTGCTGATGTCCGCACTGATCGTCTCGACCTGCGGAATCCTGCTGGAGACCGGCCTGCGCGCCTCGGTGCCGCCCGAGCGCTACGCGAACACGCCGGTCGTCGCGGCCGCGGACCAGAACGAGTACGTCGTCACCGGCAGCGGCGAGGACGAGGAGAGGGAGGCGACACCGCTGCCGGACACGGCACGGATGGACGCCGCCCTGGCGGCGAAGGTCGCCAAGGCGCCGGGCGTGGCCGCAGCCGTCGCCGACTTCACCTTCCCGGTGCGCACGGCGCACGACAGCGCGCACGACAGCGCGCACGACAGCGCGCACGACAGCGCGCACGACGGTGCGGGCGCCGGCGTGCGTGACCTGTCCGTTCCGGGCGGGGTGCTCACCGCGCACGGATGGGGCTCGCACGCCTTCACCGGCACCTCGCTGACGAGCGGTTCCGCGCCCCGTGCGGACGAGGTCGTGCTCGACGCCGGCACCGCCCGCGCCGCGCACGCCGCCGTCGGCGACACCGTGGTCCTGGAGACCGCCGCGGGCCGGCAGGACTTCCGCGTCGCCGGCCTCGCCGAGGCCGGACCCGGGGACACCGCCCGTGACCCCGGACCCCCGGCCTGGTTCGCCGACGACCGGGCCGGCACGCTCGCCGGACACCCCGGCACGGTCGACGCCGTGGCCGTACTGGCCGAGGACGGCACGGACACCGGCGCCCTCGCCGACGCCGTGCGGCAGGCCCTGGCCGGCTCCGGCGTCCAGGTCCACACCGGCGACGACCGCGGCGGCGTCGAGGACCCCGGCCTCGGGTACGCCAAGGTGACGCTCTTCGGGATCGGCGGCTCCTTCGGTGGTATCGCCGCGATCGTCGCGGTCTTCACCGCCGCCGGGACCGTCGCGCTCTCGGTCGGTCAGCGGGCCCGCGAGTTCGCCCTGCTGCGCGCCATCGGGGCCACCCCGCGGCAGGTCCGCCGCGCGGTCGCCTCCGAGGCGCTGCTCGTCGCGCCGCTCGCCGGGATCGTCGGCTGCCTGCCCGGCATCGGGCTCGCGCACTGGTGGTTCGGACAGTTGCAGGACCGCGGCGCCGTCCCGCGAGGCGTGGACCTGCACGTCTCCGGGTTCCCGCTGCTTGCCGCCGTCGTCATGGGGCTGCTCACCGCGCTCGGTGCGGGCTGGGCGGCCGGGCGGCGGCCCGCGAGGATCAAGCCGGGGCAGGCACTGTCGGAGGCCTCGGTGGAACGGCTGCGGCCCGGTGTGGTCCGTACCGTCCTCGGCGTCGTCGCCCTCGTCGGAGGCGCGGTCCTCACCGGTGTGTCCGCCCGCTCCGCCGGGGACGACGCGGCCGGTGCCGCCCTCGGCGTCGTCATGTGCTTCATGCTCGCCGTCGGGCTGCTCGGCCCGCTGGTGGCGCGGCTGTGCGCGGGGCTGTTCGGCCTCCCGCTGCGCTCCGCCGGCCCGGCCGCCGGGCTCGCGGCCGCCAACTCCCGCGCCAACGCCCGCCGTCTCGCCTCCGCGATCACCCCGATCGCGCTCGCCGTGGCCTTCTCCTCGACCCTCGTGTTCATGCACACGAGCGAGAACCACGCCGCCGACAAGCAGGTGCGCGCGGGCATCACCGCGGACCACGTGGTCACGGACCCGGCCGGCCTCCCGGTCGACACGGCCGCCCGTGCCGCCGGCGCACAGGGCGTCCGCACGGCCGTCGGACTGCTCAACACGCAGGTGCTGGTGCCGACCGGCTCCGGCGAGTTCACGTCGCTCCTCGGCGCCTCGACCCAGGGCGTCACCGGCTCCGGCGCCGAGCTCGCGGAGGTCGAGGATCTGGACGTGCGCGACGGCAGCCTCGACCGGCTCGGCGAGGGCCGTATCGCCATCGACCGGACCCTCGCGGACTCGGCGGACGCCGGCGTCGGCGACCGGCTCCCGCTCTACCTCCCCGACGGCACCGAGGTCAGCCCCGAGGTCGTCGCCGTCTACGGCCGCGGCCTCGGCCTGGCCACGGTGACCATGGACCGCGCGTCCCTGGACGGGCACGTCACCTCGGCCTTCGACAGCACGCTGCTGGTACGGGGCGGCTCGGAGAGGTCGCTCACCGCCCTGGGCGAGGTCACCGACGTCTCCGGCTACGCCACCGAGCAGAGCCTGGACGCGAGGACGGGGGCCTGGATGAACAACACCATGGCCGCGGTCCTCGGCGGCTTCGCGGCCGTCGCCGCGATCAACACCCTGGTGATGACGGTGCTGGACCGGCGCCGCGAACTGGGCACCCTGCGCCTGGTCGGCTCCACCCGGCGTCAGGTGATGACGATGCTCCGCTGGGAGGGCCTGCTGGTGGCCGTGGTGGGCCTGGTCCTCGGCTCCGCGATCGCCGCGGCCACGCTCATCCCGATGATGAGCGGCGTCACCGGCGACGCCCCGTACGTGCCCCCGCTGCTGTTCGGCTCCTTCGCGGTCGCCGCAGGCGGCCTGGCCCTCCTCGCGGTCACCCTCCCGGCCCGTGCGGTACTGCGCCGCCGGCCGTAG
- a CDS encoding phospho-sugar mutase: MHDDDLLAKAKAWLAEDPDPDTREELAALLETPDLPELTARFSGTLQFGTAGLRGELGAGPQRMNRAVVIRAAAGLAAYLKKNGVPHGTQDDAGLVVIGYDARHKSADFARDTAAVMTGAGLRAAVLPRPLPTPVLAFAIRHLGAVAGVEVTASHNPPRDNGYKVYLGDGSQIVPPADAEIAAEIDAIAALADVPRPDSGWEILDDSVLDAYLARTDAVLAPGSPRTARTVYTAMHGVGKDTLLAAFARAGFPTPVLVPAQAEPDPDFPTVAFPNPEEPGAMDLAFATAREADPDLIIANDPDADRCAAAVRDGGEWRMLRGDEVGALLAAHLVRRGTTGTFAESIVSSSLLGRIAESAGLGYEETLTGFKWIARVEGLRYGYEEALGYCVDPEGVRDKDGITAALLLTELASGLKSEGRTLLDLLDDLAVEHGLHATDQLSVRVEDLSVIADAMRRLREHPPVRLAGLTVTAAEDLTRGTDRLPPTDGLRYVMDGARVIVRPSGTEPKLKCYLEAVVPVGSRDDLRSARERAAGLLAALKRDVSEAAGL; this comes from the coding sequence GTGCACGACGACGATCTCCTCGCCAAGGCCAAGGCCTGGCTCGCGGAGGACCCCGACCCGGACACCCGCGAGGAACTCGCCGCCCTCCTCGAAACCCCCGACCTCCCCGAACTCACCGCCCGCTTCTCCGGCACCCTCCAGTTCGGCACCGCCGGCCTGAGGGGCGAACTCGGCGCCGGCCCCCAGCGCATGAACCGCGCCGTCGTCATCCGCGCCGCCGCCGGCCTCGCCGCGTACCTGAAGAAGAACGGCGTCCCCCACGGCACGCAGGACGACGCCGGCCTCGTCGTCATCGGCTACGACGCCCGCCACAAGTCCGCCGACTTCGCCCGCGACACCGCCGCCGTGATGACCGGCGCGGGCCTGCGCGCGGCGGTCCTCCCCCGCCCGCTGCCCACCCCCGTCCTCGCCTTCGCCATCCGGCACCTCGGCGCGGTGGCCGGCGTCGAGGTCACCGCGAGCCACAACCCGCCCCGGGACAACGGCTACAAGGTGTACCTGGGGGACGGCTCGCAGATCGTGCCGCCGGCGGACGCGGAGATCGCCGCCGAGATCGACGCGATCGCCGCCCTGGCGGACGTGCCCCGCCCGGACTCCGGCTGGGAGATCCTCGACGACTCCGTCCTCGACGCCTACCTCGCCCGTACGGACGCCGTCCTCGCCCCCGGCTCGCCGCGCACCGCCCGCACGGTCTACACGGCGATGCACGGCGTCGGCAAGGACACGCTCCTCGCCGCGTTCGCCCGGGCCGGCTTCCCCACGCCCGTGCTGGTCCCCGCGCAGGCGGAGCCGGACCCGGACTTCCCGACCGTCGCCTTCCCCAACCCGGAGGAGCCGGGCGCGATGGACCTGGCGTTCGCGACGGCACGGGAGGCCGACCCCGATCTGATCATCGCCAACGACCCGGACGCCGACCGGTGCGCCGCCGCCGTGCGGGACGGCGGCGAGTGGCGGATGCTGCGCGGCGACGAGGTCGGCGCGCTGCTCGCCGCGCACCTGGTCCGGCGCGGGACGACCGGCACGTTCGCGGAGTCCATCGTCTCCTCCTCCCTCCTCGGCCGGATCGCCGAGTCGGCGGGACTGGGCTACGAGGAGACGCTCACCGGCTTCAAGTGGATCGCCCGCGTGGAGGGTCTGCGGTACGGCTACGAGGAGGCGCTCGGCTACTGCGTCGACCCGGAGGGGGTGCGCGACAAGGACGGCATCACGGCGGCACTGCTGCTGACCGAACTGGCGTCCGGCCTGAAGTCCGAGGGGCGCACACTGCTCGACCTCCTCGACGACCTCGCCGTCGAGCACGGCCTGCACGCGACGGACCAGTTGTCGGTACGGGTGGAGGACCTGTCCGTCATCGCCGACGCGATGCGCCGCCTGCGCGAGCACCCGCCGGTGCGGCTCGCGGGCCTCACGGTGACCGCCGCGGAGGACCTGACCCGCGGCACCGACCGGCTCCCCCCGACGGACGGGTTGCGCTACGTGATGGACGGTGCGCGGGTGATCGTCCGCCCGAGTGGGACGGAGCCGAAGCTGAAGTGCTACCTGGAGGCCGTCGTACCGGTCGGCTCCCGGGACGACCTGCGGTCGGCGCGGGAGCGTGCGGCCGGCCTGCTGGCGGCGTTGAAGAGGGACGTGTCGGAGGCGGCGGGCCTCTGA
- a CDS encoding DeoR/GlpR family DNA-binding transcription regulator has protein sequence MFAAERRQLILEMVRANGAVSLRELARVVQTSEVTVRRDVRALEAEGLLDRRHGGAVLPGGFTRESGFPQKSHLATAEKTAIADLAASLVEEGEAIVVGAGTTTQELARRLARVPGLTVVTNSLLVAQALAHANRVEVVMTGGTLRGSNYALVGSGAEQSLQGLRVSRAFLSGAGLTAERGLSTSNMLSASVDRALVQAAAEVVVLADHTKLGTDTMFQTVPTDLITRLVTDEPPAHDDRAGGELQALADQGVQIAVAGAGGGETGPAGGRQARRDVGLPGPRRQGPTAPQLRSAPVLGDPPGGDRPARVADLRRR, from the coding sequence GTGTTCGCTGCAGAACGTCGCCAATTGATCCTCGAAATGGTGCGCGCGAACGGGGCCGTGTCGCTCCGTGAGCTCGCCCGCGTCGTCCAGACCTCCGAAGTGACCGTACGGCGGGACGTGCGCGCGCTGGAGGCAGAAGGACTCCTCGACCGCCGGCACGGCGGTGCGGTACTGCCGGGCGGGTTCACGCGGGAGTCCGGCTTTCCGCAGAAATCCCATCTCGCGACCGCCGAGAAGACGGCCATCGCCGATCTCGCCGCGAGCCTCGTCGAAGAGGGCGAGGCGATCGTGGTCGGTGCGGGCACCACCACGCAGGAGCTGGCCCGTCGGCTCGCCCGGGTGCCGGGGCTGACGGTCGTCACCAACTCCCTGCTGGTGGCGCAGGCCCTCGCGCACGCCAACCGGGTGGAGGTCGTGATGACCGGCGGCACCCTGCGCGGCTCCAACTACGCGCTGGTCGGGTCGGGGGCGGAACAGTCCTTGCAGGGGCTGCGGGTCTCCCGGGCGTTCCTCTCCGGCGCCGGGCTCACCGCCGAGCGGGGGCTCTCCACGTCCAACATGCTCTCCGCGTCGGTCGACCGGGCGTTGGTGCAGGCGGCGGCGGAGGTGGTCGTCCTGGCGGACCACACGAAGCTGGGCACGGACACGATGTTCCAGACCGTGCCGACGGATCTGATCACCCGGCTCGTGACCGACGAGCCGCCCGCACACGACGACCGTGCGGGCGGGGAATTGCAGGCGCTGGCCGACCAGGGCGTGCAGATCGCGGTGGCCGGGGCGGGGGGTGGCGAGACGGGTCCCGCCGGGGGCCGGCAGGCGCGGCGGGACGTCGGCCTGCCGGGGCCGAGACGGCAGGGTCCGACGGCCCCGCAGCTCCGCAGCGCACCGGTCCTCGGCGACCCCCCGGGCGGCGACCGCCCGGCCCGAGTCGCCGACCTCCGCCGCCGCTGA